From Canis lupus familiaris isolate Mischka breed German Shepherd chromosome 16, alternate assembly UU_Cfam_GSD_1.0, whole genome shotgun sequence, one genomic window encodes:
- the CENPU gene encoding centromere protein U has product MASSWRVRTPERGSVRSSENTVRRTHATKDKTGPKQKPTDVFDFPDNSGVFSINRLGENEKDDEPYDVFDPPLHSTAIYADEEEFSRHCGSSSPLNPQGKEAKKRSHTYEVEEGENVSIEVSAKKPRRKAKPISDESESTEEAVIRRKVKPAEKIRTRQQEPVPDAPCRPSELPEEPAESVTPENIGPLSAKSVVEKGTDPSQLKTQKKEIFCGKRKKSRSKAVDSDISDCVHIWCLKGKKASDITELDVVLSAFEKTILEYEQNVESKTCKEAIKEFHSDVKEELLKMLKEFQMSKTLKRNNMKVISDIEKKRQHLLELQNELLRLEPQMKQLQIKHDELTERKSSLRDAAGFLSNLKQLHQDYSAIREKEPHVKETYDSSSLPALLVTARALLGAENHLQNINHRLEKLLDQKGDPTTKL; this is encoded by the exons ATGGCGTCGTCGTGGCGGGTGCGGACCCCGGAGCGGGGCAG tGTGAGATCTTCAGAGAACACTGTAAGAAGAACACATGCCACAAAAGAT AAAACTGGCCCAAAACAGAAACCCACTGATGTGTTTGATTTTCCGGATAATTCTGGTGTCTTCAGCATCAACAGGCTGGGTGAAAATGAGAAGGATGACGAACCTTATGACGTCTTTG ATCCTCCTTTACACAGCACTGCTATCTACGCTGATGAAGAAGAATTCTCCAGACACTGCGGGTCATCCAGCCCTTTGAATCCtcaaggaaaagaagcaaagaaaag GTCCCACACTTACGAAGTGGAAGAAGGTGAAAACGTGTCTATAGAAGTGAGTGCAAAAAAG CCAAGAAGAAAAGCCAAGCCCATTAGCGATGAATCTGAAAGCACCGAAGAAGCTGTCATAAGAAGGAAAGTTAAACCAGCAGAGAAAATAAGGACCCGACAACAGGAACCTGTTCCAGATGCACCGTGTAGGCCTTCAGAGCTTCCAGAGGAACCAGCCGAGTCGGTCACTCCTGAAAACATAGGACCCCTGAGCGCCAAGTCCGTTGTTGAAAAAGGGACAGATCCGAGTCAGTTG aaaactcagaaaaaggagatattttgtggcaaaaggaagaaatcaagaaGTAAAGCCGTAGACTCAG aTATTTCCGACTGTGTACATATTTGGtgtctgaaaggaaagaaagccagtGACATCACAGAATTAGATGTTGTTTTGTCTGCATTTGAGAAAACCATCCTAGAGTATGA GCAAAATGTAGAATCTAAAACTTGTAAGGAAGCCATCAAAGAGTTTCATTCTGATGTGAAAGAAGAACTCCTCAAAATG cTTAAAGAATTCCAGATGTCAAAAACTCTGAAAAGGAATAACATGAAG GTTATTTCCGATATTGAGAAGAAGAGGCAGCATCTGCTTGAACTCCAGAATGAACTGCTTCG GTTAGAACCACAGATGAAGCAACTCCAGATAAAGCATGATGAACTCACGGAGAGAAAATCTTCCCTTAGGGATGCCGCAGGCTTCTTATCTAACCTGAAACAGCTTCATCAAGATTATTCAGCTATTCGAGAGAAAGAACCTCACGTAAAGGAAACG TATGATTCATCCAGCCTTCCAGCTCTGTTAGTGACAGCGAGAGCCCTTTTGGGAGCTGAAAACCACCTGCAAAATATCAACCATCGATTAGAGAAGCTCCTTGACCAGAAAGGAGACCCAACTACTAAGCTGTGA
- the LOC119869592 gene encoding dynein regulatory complex protein 8-like, with amino-acid sequence MADDKEREGTELVVTEFHKKIKDAFKVFDPEANNTVDVREIRNNYQVASKGELHDLTAEVLDPSKRGFLTKEEFVKYMTEEGEPFSQEEMEEMLSDAIDPESNSIRYKDYITMMLVDDG; translated from the coding sequence ATGGCAGATGATAAAGAAAGGGAAGGCACAGAGTTAGTTGTAACAGAATttcacaaaaaaatcaaagacgcTTTTAAAGTGTTTGACCCTGAGGCGAATAATACAGTGGATGTGAGAGAGATCAGGAACAATTATCAGGTCGCTAGCAAAGGAGAGCTGCATGACCTGACTGCAGAGGTGTTAGATCCATCCAAACGTGGATTTCTAACTAAGGAAGAATTCGTCAAGTATATGACTGAAGAAGGTGAGCCTTTTtctcaggaagaaatggaagaaatgttGTCCGATGCAATTGACCCAGAATCGAATTCCATTCGTTACAAGGACTACATAACCATGATGCTGGTAGACGACGGCTAG